A section of the Glandiceps talaboti chromosome 8, keGlaTala1.1, whole genome shotgun sequence genome encodes:
- the LOC144438639 gene encoding uncharacterized protein LOC144438639 isoform X2, with amino-acid sequence MSALVIGFGSGYTVHKIYIYLRGEHLNRLSFWIKFGCAVLVQVIILALLVLVRFLTPWLSEVFVYTCMSNTLLVFGMSLGVEFGPTINGVFRLGRPFLWPIRVVVGIVIAYICGYKPPITFTINSFLAVVSGLFILSIEMYRSKTAETGHQVPIRFVTKHVIDQRELKRTSLPVKLSLWDFAGDDFFYNTHQVFIASRAIFLVVFSLAECADIESIESVVQRLLFWLHSICTHTLNSNSLIFIVGTHRDSVDNTIRQNVARYLKKTLYDTNSMYCNRLVINSDNTPLWVVENSMSTDNDVKELQTAIRGRCLAIDDDENTYPVRWLKFKSLLKREIAVNTTVGVPGLYATLSRIVSTLWNPESVDDVYDKGILPFKDVFDYSQKHCGVETREEVVRMLQFFHDTGHLIYISNDPILRQFVLMNPRLLIDAFKLIVNIPQEKDRKPSLASKWNRLSKDGIIHHKLLQNLLESITEHTRVLLTLLQCYDFLCPLGRIASPPHGFMVDEYIIPSMRPIYKDDSDRLGPVQPFKRLYFDFGFFRPDSIFSRLVSRCIQISQYFKVYRNVGRFTLEGYSFRVDLTEHSPEQHFIVVTVALVQGSNPYELVSRLNAYIQAIRSREFPDLIYRCGVLCQFPPPHEDVTSEDALHVLPLCNHGDDFPAMGSTVTKLCQGAPQSIELTSTNWKEGTLHDEPGLGMLSHDCCQRIADNPALYDIYISCSQRDDVWVKDTLLRILQNTEWPLYVKVNSYTNREENSAYIKNCPVKILLVNRFSAKDGRCEEDRELAYLYHESSSVIHILNDKHEMVTKIKKALLPSHVCLDYIKYKTTGEEQVFYEELLELISNVLRG; translated from the exons ATGTCAGCATTGGTGATCGGCTTTGGTAGTGGATACACAGTGCATAAGATTTACATTTATCTCAGAGGAGAACATCTAAACAGGTTGTCATTTTGGATAAAGTTCGGGTGTGCCGTTCTCGTTCAAGTCATTATACTGGCATTACTGGTTCTCGTCAGATTTTTAACACCATGGTTATCAGAAGTGTTTGTGTACACGTGTATGTCCAACACTTTGCTAGTTTTCGGGATGTCACTAGGTGTAGAATTTGGACCAACCATTAACGGTGTCTTTCGTCTAGGTAGACCTTTCCTTTGGCCAATAAGAGTAGTAGTTGGTATAGTTATTGCTTACATATGTGGTTATAAACCGCCAATCACGTTCACTATAAATTCGTTCTTGGCAGTTGTTTCTGGCTTATTTATCTTATCCATTGAGATGTACCGTTCGAAAACTGCAGAAACTGGTCATCAGGTACCCATTCGATTTGTTACGAAGCATGTCATCGACCAAAGGGAACTGAAAAGGACCAGCCTTCCAGTAAAACTTAGCCTCTGGGATTTTGCTGGTGACGACTTCTTCTATAACACGCATCAAGTTTTCATAGCTTCACGTGCCATATTTTTGGTTGTGTTTAGTCTAGCTGAATGTGCAGACATTGAATCTATAGAAAGTGTTGTTCAGCGCCTTCTTTTTTGGCTTCATTCtatttgtacacatacattaaaTTCGAATTCGTTAATATTCATCGTTGGAACCCACAGAGACTCTGTTGACAACACTATAAGGCAAAACGTTGCAAGGTATTTGAAGAAGACACTGTATGATACCAACTCTATGTACTGTAATCGTCTCGTCATTAACTCGGACAATACTCCTCTCTGGGTGGTTGAAAACTCCATGTCAACTGATAACGACGTAAAGGAACTTCAAACTGCCATTCGAGGGCGTTGTTTGGCCATCGATGACGACGAAAACACATATCCTGTTCGCTGGCTCAAATTTAAAAGCTTGCTCAAAAGAGAAATTGCAGTAAACACAACGGTTGGTGTACCAGGTCTTTATGCCACACTGTCACGCATAGTGTCAACCCTTTGGAACCCAGAAAGCGTAGATGATGTCTATGATAAGGGCATTTTGCCTTTTAAGGACGTGTTTGATTACTCTCAAAAACACTGTGGTGTCGAAACCAGAGAAGAGGTGGTTCGTATGCTGCAATTCTTCCATGACACCGGTCACTTGATCTACATCAGTAATGACCCAATACTGAGACAATTTGTGCTGATGAATCCAAGGTTGCTTATCGACGCTTTCAAATTGATTGTAAACATACCCCAAGAGAAGGACAGAAAACCTAGTCTTGCTTCTAAGTGGAACCGTCTATCCAAAGATGGCATCATTCACCATAAGCTTCTTCAAAATTTATTAGAAAGCATCACGGAACACACTCGTGTACTTCTGACACTTCTTCAGTGTTATGATTTTCTGTGTCCCTTAGGAAGAATAGCATCGCCACCACACGGGTTTATGGTTGACGAATACATCATTCCATCTATGAGACCCATATACAAGGACGATTCCGATAGGCTTGGTCCTGTTCAGCCCTTCAAAAGGCTCTATTTCGATTTTGGATTCTTTAGACCTGattcaatattttcaagacTCGTGTCGAGATGTATCCAGATCtcacaatatttcaaagtataCCGCAACGTTGGAAGATTTACACTTGAAGGTTATTCTTTCAGAGTCGATTTAACAGAACACTCACCTGAACAACATTTCATAGTAGTTACCGTAGCGTTGGTGCAGGGGTCTAATCCATATGAACTTGTCAGTAGGCTGAATGCGTATATTCAAGCAATTCGTAGCCGGGAATTTCCGGACTTAATATACCGATGCGGTGTTCTTTGTCAATTCCCACCTCCACATGAAGATGTCACAAGTGAGGACGCACTCCATGTTCTTCCTCTTTGTAACCATGGGGATGATTTTCCAGCCATGGGTTCAACAGTTACTAAACTTTGTCAGGGAGCACCTCAAAGTATCGAACTAACATCAACTAATTGGAAAGAAGGG ACCTTACATGATGAGCCAGGCCTAGGGATGTTGAGCCATGACTGTTGTCAGAGAATAG CTGATAATCCAGCCCTATATGACATCTATATCAGTTGTAGCCAACGCGACGATGTCTGGGTAAAAGATACATTACTACGTATTCTGCAAAATACTGAATGGCCTCTTTATGTTAAGGTTAATTCGTACACGAATCGGGAAGAGAATTCGGCCTACATCAAAAACTGTCCTGTAAAAATCCTTCTAGTCAACAGATTTTCGGCAAAGGATGGACGATGTGAAGAAGACAGAGAATTGGCATATCTTTACCATGAGAGTTCGAGTGTCATCCACATTTTGAACGACAAACATGAGATGGTTACCAAGATAAAAAAGGCTCTCCTCCCTTCGCATGTTTGCTTGGATTATATCAAGTACAAAACTACTGGGGAGGAGCAAGTATTTTATGAAGAATTACTAGAGCTGATCAGCAATGTGTTACGGGGATAA
- the LOC144438639 gene encoding uncharacterized protein LOC144438639 isoform X1, with translation MSALVIGFGSGYTVHKIYIYLRGEHLNRLSFWIKFGCAVLVQVIILALLVLVRFLTPWLSEVFVYTCMSNTLLVFGMSLGVEFGPTINGVFRLGRPFLWPIRVVVGIVIAYICGYKPPITFTINSFLAVVSGLFILSIEMYRSKTAETGHQVPIRFVTKHVIDQRELKRTSLPVKLSLWDFAGDDFFYNTHQVFIASRAIFLVVFSLAECADIESIESVVQRLLFWLHSICTHTLNSNSLIFIVGTHRDSVDNTIRQNVARYLKKTLYDTNSMYCNRLVINSDNTPLWVVENSMSTDNDVKELQTAIRGRCLAIDDDENTYPVRWLKFKSLLKREIAVNTTVGVPGLYATLSRIVSTLWNPESVDDVYDKGILPFKDVFDYSQKHCGVETREEVVRMLQFFHDTGHLIYISNDPILRQFVLMNPRLLIDAFKLIVNIPQEKDRKPSLASKWNRLSKDGIIHHKLLQNLLESITEHTRVLLTLLQCYDFLCPLGRIASPPHGFMVDEYIIPSMRPIYKDDSDRLGPVQPFKRLYFDFGFFRPDSIFSRLVSRCIQISQYFKVYRNVGRFTLEGYSFRVDLTEHSPEQHFIVVTVALVQGSNPYELVSRLNAYIQAIRSREFPDLIYRCGVLCQFPPPHEDVTSEDALHVLPLCNHGDDFPAMGSTVTKLCQGAPQSIELTSTNWKEGTLHDEPGLGMLSHDCCQRIGEARPADNPALYDIYISCSQRDDVWVKDTLLRILQNTEWPLYVKVNSYTNREENSAYIKNCPVKILLVNRFSAKDGRCEEDRELAYLYHESSSVIHILNDKHEMVTKIKKALLPSHVCLDYIKYKTTGEEQVFYEELLELISNVLRG, from the exons ATGTCAGCATTGGTGATCGGCTTTGGTAGTGGATACACAGTGCATAAGATTTACATTTATCTCAGAGGAGAACATCTAAACAGGTTGTCATTTTGGATAAAGTTCGGGTGTGCCGTTCTCGTTCAAGTCATTATACTGGCATTACTGGTTCTCGTCAGATTTTTAACACCATGGTTATCAGAAGTGTTTGTGTACACGTGTATGTCCAACACTTTGCTAGTTTTCGGGATGTCACTAGGTGTAGAATTTGGACCAACCATTAACGGTGTCTTTCGTCTAGGTAGACCTTTCCTTTGGCCAATAAGAGTAGTAGTTGGTATAGTTATTGCTTACATATGTGGTTATAAACCGCCAATCACGTTCACTATAAATTCGTTCTTGGCAGTTGTTTCTGGCTTATTTATCTTATCCATTGAGATGTACCGTTCGAAAACTGCAGAAACTGGTCATCAGGTACCCATTCGATTTGTTACGAAGCATGTCATCGACCAAAGGGAACTGAAAAGGACCAGCCTTCCAGTAAAACTTAGCCTCTGGGATTTTGCTGGTGACGACTTCTTCTATAACACGCATCAAGTTTTCATAGCTTCACGTGCCATATTTTTGGTTGTGTTTAGTCTAGCTGAATGTGCAGACATTGAATCTATAGAAAGTGTTGTTCAGCGCCTTCTTTTTTGGCTTCATTCtatttgtacacatacattaaaTTCGAATTCGTTAATATTCATCGTTGGAACCCACAGAGACTCTGTTGACAACACTATAAGGCAAAACGTTGCAAGGTATTTGAAGAAGACACTGTATGATACCAACTCTATGTACTGTAATCGTCTCGTCATTAACTCGGACAATACTCCTCTCTGGGTGGTTGAAAACTCCATGTCAACTGATAACGACGTAAAGGAACTTCAAACTGCCATTCGAGGGCGTTGTTTGGCCATCGATGACGACGAAAACACATATCCTGTTCGCTGGCTCAAATTTAAAAGCTTGCTCAAAAGAGAAATTGCAGTAAACACAACGGTTGGTGTACCAGGTCTTTATGCCACACTGTCACGCATAGTGTCAACCCTTTGGAACCCAGAAAGCGTAGATGATGTCTATGATAAGGGCATTTTGCCTTTTAAGGACGTGTTTGATTACTCTCAAAAACACTGTGGTGTCGAAACCAGAGAAGAGGTGGTTCGTATGCTGCAATTCTTCCATGACACCGGTCACTTGATCTACATCAGTAATGACCCAATACTGAGACAATTTGTGCTGATGAATCCAAGGTTGCTTATCGACGCTTTCAAATTGATTGTAAACATACCCCAAGAGAAGGACAGAAAACCTAGTCTTGCTTCTAAGTGGAACCGTCTATCCAAAGATGGCATCATTCACCATAAGCTTCTTCAAAATTTATTAGAAAGCATCACGGAACACACTCGTGTACTTCTGACACTTCTTCAGTGTTATGATTTTCTGTGTCCCTTAGGAAGAATAGCATCGCCACCACACGGGTTTATGGTTGACGAATACATCATTCCATCTATGAGACCCATATACAAGGACGATTCCGATAGGCTTGGTCCTGTTCAGCCCTTCAAAAGGCTCTATTTCGATTTTGGATTCTTTAGACCTGattcaatattttcaagacTCGTGTCGAGATGTATCCAGATCtcacaatatttcaaagtataCCGCAACGTTGGAAGATTTACACTTGAAGGTTATTCTTTCAGAGTCGATTTAACAGAACACTCACCTGAACAACATTTCATAGTAGTTACCGTAGCGTTGGTGCAGGGGTCTAATCCATATGAACTTGTCAGTAGGCTGAATGCGTATATTCAAGCAATTCGTAGCCGGGAATTTCCGGACTTAATATACCGATGCGGTGTTCTTTGTCAATTCCCACCTCCACATGAAGATGTCACAAGTGAGGACGCACTCCATGTTCTTCCTCTTTGTAACCATGGGGATGATTTTCCAGCCATGGGTTCAACAGTTACTAAACTTTGTCAGGGAGCACCTCAAAGTATCGAACTAACATCAACTAATTGGAAAGAAGGG ACCTTACATGATGAGCCAGGCCTAGGGATGTTGAGCCATGACTGTTGTCAGAGAATAGGTGAGGCACGTCCAG CTGATAATCCAGCCCTATATGACATCTATATCAGTTGTAGCCAACGCGACGATGTCTGGGTAAAAGATACATTACTACGTATTCTGCAAAATACTGAATGGCCTCTTTATGTTAAGGTTAATTCGTACACGAATCGGGAAGAGAATTCGGCCTACATCAAAAACTGTCCTGTAAAAATCCTTCTAGTCAACAGATTTTCGGCAAAGGATGGACGATGTGAAGAAGACAGAGAATTGGCATATCTTTACCATGAGAGTTCGAGTGTCATCCACATTTTGAACGACAAACATGAGATGGTTACCAAGATAAAAAAGGCTCTCCTCCCTTCGCATGTTTGCTTGGATTATATCAAGTACAAAACTACTGGGGAGGAGCAAGTATTTTATGAAGAATTACTAGAGCTGATCAGCAATGTGTTACGGGGATAA
- the LOC144439271 gene encoding uncharacterized protein LOC144439271 codes for MRGYLSRLWQFHLIDPHDAGNLASGNTIQARYKNAERFGNLPRSDVKVQLLGDAGVGKTSLRKKLMGEKFDPKEGKTVGVDTQMCESVDVDERWRQISSEEDEYKYKLSWLIAKSVIEDSNGSLNTDQRGSLVGFLVISLLIVFSLSANIILALNFHFANRFVLSYVSLFLTFRLFSSTTISYKLAAGFSLALVFIEKLYYFNKEFVHTFMDPQISKLLVCFVYGSTSFGGFFIGVILSTSFCNGIAIFL; via the exons ATGAGGGGATATCTGTCGAGACTTTGGCAGTTTCATCTGATTGATCCCCATGATGCAGGTAATTTAGCGTCCGGCAACACAATTCAAGCGAGATATAAAAATGCGGAAAGGTTCGGGAACCTTCCCAGAAGTGATGTCAAAGTCCAACTCCTTGGTGATGCTGGTGTAGGGAAGACTAGCCTAAGAAAGAAACTCATGGGTGAAAAATTTGATCCGAAAGAAGGAAAGACTGTTGGCGTAGACACTCAGATGTGTGAATCTGTTGATGTCGACGAGAGATGGCGACAGATAAGTTCAGAAGAGGATGAATACAAGTATAAATTATCATGGTTAATTGCAAAGAGTGTGATAGAGGATAGTAATGGAAGTCTGAACACTGACCAGAGAGGGAGCCTTGTTGGTTTCCTGGTGATAAGTCTCCTAATCGTATTCTCTTTATCTGCAAACATAATCCTTGCTTTAAACTTTCACTTTGCTAATAGATTTGTCTTGTCATATGTATCGCTGTTCCTGACCTTCCGATTGTTTTCAAGCACAACCATTTCTTATAAGCTGGCAGCAGGATTTTCATTGGCACTGGTGTTTATCGAAAAGCTGTATTACTTCAATAAAGAATTTGTGCATACATTTATGGATCCACAGATATCCAAGTTGTTGGTATGCTTTGTTTATGGTTCCACATCATTTGGTGGATTTTTCATTGGGGTGATTCTGAGTACGAGTTTTTGCAATGGTAT CGCTATCTTTCTATGA
- the LOC144438886 gene encoding type-1 angiotensin II receptor-associated protein-like — translation MAKCSAPLWPFILVHIWLSVVAFQAAGAGDLLTGVGAMQWVTHSYAWMNFTIVALGCWTVGQTSIKENCIMLIISLVLGFIFDIVFIAIYDVFEIIGSCKSQACGEFMWSEVMAILNCLFKIATLIFAICEYMNRGGNLKVSVEVK, via the exons ATGGCAAAATGCAGTGCACCTCTTTGG CCGTTCATATTGGTCCACATATGGTTATCAGTCGT TGCTTTTCAGGCGGCAGGAGCCGGGGACTTACTAACAGGAGTTGGAGCAATGCAGTGGGTCACACACTCGTATGCCTGGATGAATTTTACGATCGTCGCTCTTGGCTGTTGGACAGTTGGTCAGACAAGCATTAAGGAGAACTGTATCATG CTGATCATTTCCCTAGTGTTGGGTTTTATCTTTGATATTGTTTTCATCGCCATCTATGATGTGTTTGAAATCATCGGAAGCTGCAAATCTCAAGCCTGTGGAGAGTTCATGTGGAGTGAGGTCATGGCCATACTCAACTGTCTCTTCAAGATTGCAACGCTGATTTTCGCCATCTGTGAATATATGAATCGTGGCGGAAATCTCAAAGTTTCTGTGGAAGTCAAGTAA
- the LOC144439053 gene encoding uncharacterized protein LOC144439053: MAFKISPLRRLYLDLNRSMDQSQVVQLKGLLLDDQIPKQEKESAENASDIFILLEDYGYVSQDNLGFLKELLENFKMPSLIKKISDCEKRIKGECSTPLTDSQDEQDTTGEILSSSSNSTRKRSIDSYSDTAPQIRKSRLSHTRDVSGRSESVDINGDVLTYNGNTRVGGFIASSPLSPDHNYFEVEILDTGYRNTIGVGLAPQDYSLSRQPGWDEGSVGYHSDNGFLYIGSGRGTKYATVCKKGDVIGCGIQFNEELSNKLSVFFTKNNEELRTVNVKSKSDLHPAVGLHSGREKVKVTLGLTWNQRTVASQ, from the exons ATGGCGTTCAAGATCAGTCCTTTACGGAGACTATACCTCGACTTAAACAGGTCTATGGATCAAAGCCAGGTCGTACAACTAAAGGGTTTGTTATTGGATGATCAGATTCCAAAACAAGAAAAGGAGTCCGCAGAAAACGCTTCCGACATTTTCATATTGTTGGAAGATTATGGATACGTATCACAAGACAATCTCGGCTTTCTAAAAGAGCTACTGGAGAATTTCAAAATGCCTagtctaataaaaaaaatcagtgaTTGTGAGAAGCGGATTAAAGGAGAGTGCTCAACGCCATTAACAGATTCACAGG ATGAACAAGACACAACGGGGGAAATATTGTCTTCATCTTCGAATTCTACTCGCAAGAGATCTATTGATAGCTATAGTGACACTGCTCCACAAATTAGAAAATCAAGACTAAGCCATACTAGAGATGTTTCTG GTCGAAGTGAAAGCGTCGATATTAATGGCGACGTCTTAACTTACAATGGAAACACACGTGTCGGGGGTTTTATTGCAAGTAGCCCGCTATCACCAGACCACAACTACTTTGAG GTAGAAATACTAGATACTGGTTACAGGAACACAATTGGTGTAGGTTTAGCTCCTCAAGATTATTCTCTGAGCAGACAACCTGGATGGGATGAGGGTTCTGTTGGATACCATAGTGATAACGGATT tttATATATAGGATCAGGTAGGGGGACAAAGTACGCAACAGTTTGTAAAAAGGGTGATGTGATTGGTTGCGGTATTCAGTTTAATGAAGAATTATCAAATAAGCTGTCTGTCTTCTTTACAAAAAACAACGAAGAG CTTCGCACGGTGAATGTAAAATCTAAGAGTGATTTGCATCCAGCTGTTGGTCTACATTCTGGACGTGAGAAAGTTAAAGTAACCCTGGGACTAACATGGAATCAACGGACAG TTGCGAGTCAGTAA